From Paracoccus suum, the proteins below share one genomic window:
- a CDS encoding sulfate ABC transporter substrate-binding protein, whose translation MIHTVSVSPYVQAQGMLIERLPDGRLLIDAGGRKVIGRPFRPVPQKTRRWKAAIAAAIFGLTSLVVAAPQASAEPLLNVSYDPTREFYRDYNTWFANWWTAQGNPAPQIKTSHGGSGAQARAVIDGLAAQVVTLALASDIDQIAARSDLIPKDWQSRLPHNSSPYTSTIVFLVREGNPKGIKDWNDLIAEGVQVITPNPKTSGGARWNYLAAWGYAERNKLNPQDFVAALYRNVPVLDTGARGSTTTFAQRGLGDVLLAWENEAYLALSELGEDKFDIVVPSVSVLAEPPVALVEGHLTDANRPLATAYLEQLYSPEAQAMALRHYYRAWDTSAADPADVARFPELERLPIADFGGWAEVQPKHFGDGGIFDQIYQGK comes from the coding sequence ATGATCCATACCGTTTCCGTCTCGCCGTATGTCCAGGCGCAAGGCATGCTGATTGAACGGCTGCCGGATGGCCGTCTGCTGATCGACGCCGGGGGTCGCAAGGTGATCGGCCGTCCCTTCAGGCCCGTGCCTCAGAAAACCCGCCGCTGGAAGGCCGCGATCGCCGCGGCCATTTTTGGCCTGACCTCGCTGGTGGTCGCCGCACCGCAGGCCTCGGCCGAGCCGCTGCTGAACGTCAGTTATGACCCCACGCGCGAGTTCTATCGCGATTACAACACCTGGTTCGCCAACTGGTGGACCGCGCAGGGCAACCCCGCGCCCCAGATCAAGACCTCCCATGGTGGGTCGGGCGCCCAGGCGCGGGCGGTTATCGACGGGTTGGCAGCGCAGGTCGTGACGCTGGCGCTCGCTTCGGACATCGACCAGATCGCGGCCCGCAGCGACCTGATCCCCAAAGACTGGCAATCACGCCTGCCGCACAACTCCTCGCCCTATACCTCGACCATCGTGTTCCTAGTGCGCGAGGGGAACCCCAAGGGGATCAAGGATTGGAACGACCTGATCGCCGAAGGCGTGCAGGTCATCACGCCGAACCCCAAGACCAGTGGGGGCGCGCGTTGGAACTATCTGGCCGCCTGGGGCTATGCCGAGCGCAACAAGCTGAATCCGCAGGATTTCGTCGCTGCGCTCTACCGTAACGTGCCGGTGCTGGATACCGGCGCGCGTGGCTCGACCACAACCTTCGCGCAGCGCGGCCTCGGGGACGTGCTGCTGGCTTGGGAAAACGAGGCTTACCTGGCCTTGTCCGAGTTGGGCGAGGACAAGTTCGACATCGTGGTGCCCTCCGTCTCGGTGCTGGCAGAACCGCCTGTGGCGCTTGTCGAGGGGCATCTGACCGACGCGAACCGCCCCCTTGCCACCGCCTATCTAGAGCAGCTTTACAGCCCGGAGGCGCAGGCGATGGCGCTGCGGCACTACTACCGCGCCTGGGATACCTCGGCCGCAGATCCCGCCGATGTCGCCCGCTTCCCGGAACTGGAGCGGCTGCCCATCGCCGATTTCGGCGGCTGGGCCGAGGTGCAGCCCAAGCACTTCGGTGATGGCGGCATCTTCGATCAGATCTATCAGGGCAAGTGA
- a CDS encoding RrF2 family transcriptional regulator: MITQKMKYALKALMELAAERAGEGKPLRIEEIATRADTPKRFLEHILLEIRNAGFIASVRGRHGGYILIKNPGEVPLSEIMRLIDGPIAPLPCLSRRSYQKCDDCPDEEACRLRKVFAQVFWSYLLLIESLTLADLVERPESGKPRVVAEQLGI; this comes from the coding sequence GTGATTACGCAGAAGATGAAGTACGCCCTCAAGGCCCTGATGGAACTCGCCGCCGAAAGGGCAGGCGAGGGTAAACCCTTGCGCATCGAGGAAATCGCGACCCGTGCCGATACGCCGAAACGGTTCCTCGAACACATTCTGCTGGAAATCCGCAACGCTGGGTTCATTGCCTCCGTCCGCGGTCGTCATGGTGGCTATATCCTGATCAAGAACCCTGGCGAAGTTCCCCTCAGCGAGATCATGCGCTTGATTGACGGCCCGATTGCCCCGCTGCCTTGCCTGTCGCGGCGTTCGTACCAGAAATGCGACGACTGCCCGGACGAGGAGGCCTGTCGCCTCCGCAAGGTCTTTGCCCAGGTGTTCTGGTCGTATCTTTTGCTGATCGAGTCGCTGACCTTGGCTGACCTCGTCGAGCGACCCGAATCAGGAAAGCCCCGCGTCGTAGCGGAGCAGCTTGGCATCTGA
- a CDS encoding AraC family transcriptional regulator, with protein sequence MFDPNTELHESHDAVSEVLLGMRLRDATYWRVRLTPPFGVDFKTSDMARFHFIGQGRALLLMPDIAPRIMSKGDAVLIPRGHPHQLLSGPRVAARDFDSFTPETVCPAFCEIRACDMAACRTTDTTILTGAMKLDLATVHPLVALMPDAMSVGALLDRQPEMHAILAAMEIEMAQDRPGSAGVLARLADVIASLIVRGWVECGCDNASGLITALRDPRLARVLVELHRDPGRPWDVAMMASQMGASRSMFSERFVAVLGVSPLRYLTDLRMRVAAQLLEQESASVASVAFRMGYSSQAAFTRAFKRVIGTSPAAHRRGARH encoded by the coding sequence ATGTTTGATCCAAACACCGAATTGCACGAGAGCCATGACGCCGTCAGCGAGGTGCTGCTGGGCATGCGCCTGCGTGACGCGACCTATTGGCGGGTGCGGCTGACACCGCCCTTCGGGGTCGATTTCAAGACCAGCGACATGGCGCGGTTTCACTTTATCGGACAGGGGCGGGCGTTGCTGCTCATGCCCGATATCGCGCCTCGCATCATGTCCAAGGGCGACGCGGTGCTGATCCCGCGCGGACATCCGCATCAGTTGCTGTCCGGCCCCCGTGTCGCCGCGCGGGACTTCGACAGCTTTACCCCAGAGACGGTCTGTCCGGCTTTCTGCGAGATCCGCGCCTGCGACATGGCCGCCTGCCGCACCACCGATACGACGATCCTGACTGGCGCGATGAAGCTGGATCTGGCCACCGTCCATCCGCTTGTGGCGTTGATGCCAGATGCCATGTCGGTTGGGGCATTGCTGGACCGCCAACCGGAAATGCACGCCATCCTCGCCGCCATGGAAATTGAGATGGCGCAGGACCGGCCGGGGTCGGCCGGGGTCCTTGCGCGGCTGGCGGATGTGATCGCGTCGTTGATCGTCCGCGGTTGGGTCGAGTGCGGCTGCGATAACGCCTCCGGCCTCATCACCGCGCTGCGGGATCCGCGCCTCGCACGGGTGTTGGTCGAGCTGCACCGCGATCCGGGGCGCCCTTGGGACGTCGCCATGATGGCCAGCCAGATGGGCGCCTCGCGCTCGATGTTTTCAGAGCGGTTCGTGGCGGTGCTCGGCGTCAGTCCCCTGCGCTATCTGACCGACCTGCGGATGCGTGTGGCCGCGCAACTGCTGGAGCAGGAAAGCGCGTCGGTGGCCTCGGTCGCCTTCCGCATGGGCTATTCGTCCCAGGCCGCCTTTACGCGCGCATTCAAGAGGGTGATCGGCACCTCGCCTGCCGCCCATCGACGGGGCGCGAGGCATTAA
- a CDS encoding MFS transporter: MSLGVFSLVTAEFLPASLLTPLAEGLDISKGAAGQAVTVTAFVGLLTSLSISVLVRGIDRRWVLMGFSVLLIISNLIVASAPGLVALLLGRVLMGMALGGFWTLSIATLMRLVPEPAIPRALSIMFMGVSAATVFAVPVGSYLGALIGWRGVFLAATGLGVLALLVQALTLPPLPAQGKARLAILFEVLGRPGIGIGMFAVLLLFAGHFTFFTYIRPFLENVTGVGVDGVTAILFGFGLANFAGTYLIAFVIQRSLRLALIMLPLVLAALALVMSMFGGIPAMDALMIALWGLIFAGVPVSWSTWITRALPDQAEAGGGLIVAAINFAIAAGAGLGGGLLELSGPRGVFFVSGLILIAAVLTVVFGVKNQEDKG; encoded by the coding sequence ATGTCACTCGGCGTCTTCTCGCTCGTGACAGCCGAATTCCTTCCCGCCAGCCTGCTGACGCCGCTGGCAGAGGGGCTGGACATCAGCAAGGGCGCGGCCGGACAGGCGGTGACCGTCACCGCCTTTGTGGGCCTTTTGACCAGCCTTTCGATCTCGGTACTGGTGCGGGGGATCGACCGCAGATGGGTGCTGATGGGCTTTTCAGTGCTGTTGATCATCTCCAACCTGATCGTGGCGAGCGCACCGGGGCTCGTGGCCCTTCTGCTTGGGCGCGTGCTGATGGGCATGGCGCTTGGTGGTTTCTGGACCCTCTCCATCGCCACGCTGATGCGTCTGGTGCCGGAACCCGCGATCCCGCGCGCCCTTTCGATCATGTTCATGGGCGTTTCTGCGGCGACGGTCTTCGCCGTGCCGGTCGGCAGCTATCTGGGGGCCTTGATCGGCTGGCGGGGCGTATTCCTCGCCGCGACGGGCCTAGGAGTTCTGGCGCTGCTGGTTCAGGCGCTGACGTTGCCGCCCCTGCCCGCGCAGGGCAAGGCGCGCCTCGCGATCCTGTTCGAGGTCCTGGGCCGCCCCGGGATCGGGATCGGCATGTTCGCGGTGCTCCTGCTATTTGCCGGACATTTTACGTTCTTCACCTATATCCGCCCGTTTCTGGAGAACGTGACCGGCGTGGGTGTCGACGGCGTAACGGCAATCCTGTTCGGCTTTGGCCTTGCCAATTTTGCCGGCACCTACCTGATCGCCTTCGTCATCCAGCGTTCCCTGCGTCTTGCACTGATCATGCTGCCGCTCGTCCTTGCCGCGCTCGCATTGGTCATGTCGATGTTTGGCGGAATCCCGGCCATGGACGCGCTGATGATCGCGCTCTGGGGCCTGATCTTTGCCGGCGTGCCAGTGTCCTGGTCCACCTGGATCACCCGCGCCCTGCCGGACCAGGCCGAGGCAGGCGGGGGCCTGATCGTCGCCGCCATCAACTTCGCCATCGCCGCCGGCGCGGGACTGGGCGGCGGACTGCTCGAACTCTCCGGACCGCGGGGCGTGTTCTTCGTGAGCGGGCTGATCTTGATCGCGGCAGTCCTGACTGTGGTTTTCGGGGTCAAGAATCAGGAGGATAAAGGCTGA